The Topomyia yanbarensis strain Yona2022 chromosome 3, ASM3024719v1, whole genome shotgun sequence nucleotide sequence TTTTCACATCTTCAATCTGGTTCGATTTATAAACTTCGGCATAAGAACGTACATGCGTCTTTGACGGTGGTACTTAGAAAGCGTAATTCGTCAGGTTCCGGCACAAAATTATAAAGACGACCGACGACGACGAATTATAATAACTTAAACATTTAAACCAACAGAATTTAAAGGTATACAATTTCTGTTTATAGCGAgcgtgtttatttgtttacatataCAGTTCAATCGTAAATCGACCAAAGGGTCTAACTAAGCCGCAATGTCGTTGAATCGAGcaacagcgatgccagatttacagactgtggacagatttgctgcactgagaaacaaaaatatgcagaatTAGCATGCTttcattcccgtctcttttgctgtaattctcgacgaacatatgattacggcctaaaagccaaccgtcaaaatccactttgaatggaaattccagacaaaccgttactagtcgaacacagctcacaacagtttatgaaagagaaaacttttctctttcgtttactaccaacatcacagattggcgtgtaacggtttgtccggaatttccattcaaagtggattttgacagttggcttttaggccgtaatcatatgtttgtcgagaattttcatgcattttctagcatatacttctagtaaatattcaatgagtggatagaccgaatacgtccaatgcacaaaatttgcagcagaagaaacgagaggcagatcaaaaagtatgatatcggtgattaaaaaaaagttctgcgTATGCCTGGTCCAGACATTTACAGACTTAAAACAGTAATAAACTGACCGATTTTCTTCAGAAAATAATAGATGTGTCCCAGCATGCAAAGAATTACGAATCAAATACCGTTCATACTTTTaccatttagattttttttaagaaatttagaacTTAATCTTTCACGGAATCTTTTTGGTCTTTTTCGGAGTAACGAACCAATGATCTCTAAATGCGCAGGTATCCTTCTGTTGATCAACAGCATGCGGCAGCTGTTCAAATCGTAAAATTATTTCCACAACTTAGTAATACGCGAGTTACACCAACTGCTCCTGATGAGGTTTGTTATTCTATGCTTATTTAATttctctaatataattataattattttcatgctAGTCATTTTTCTTTTGGCGCAACGGAGGCAAGGAAAAGGGTGCTCATACTGGCATGATATTTCATCGCATCCGGAATGTCATCAAACAGCTACCTGCAGAAAAACATAAATATAATCGAGGAACTATGCCTGTAGAAGAGTCCGTTTCAACTGAACTTGTAGAGCGGGCTCAATTGCTCCGAGTAATGCTTGCATCGGCATCAGTAGCAGaacatatttgtgatgaaatggaccGATGCTTTCCAGTCCTCAAACTGttattaaaagaaaagaaacccgTTAATGATATCTTGGATATGTTTCCACACCTGTGTTCATATGAAGGATTGGTGGtaacatgtttattttttattatttactatttcacTTTATGGTATTCACGGAACATATGAATATTTATATCATATCACTTTTTCTAGATTCGTCAAATGTTTGAGAGATTGTATCCTAACAGAACAGAAGGTCTCAAAATCGAGGATGTCTTCTCTCAGTGTCTATCTTATTCACCGTCCAGATTCTCTAGAGTAGAAGATggtgagatataattttttttaatttagcccAAAGGTCtgtcataaaattttaaatttgtaa carries:
- the LOC131691309 gene encoding uncharacterized protein LOC131691309, encoding MRRYPSVDQQHAAAVQIVKLFPQLSNTRVTPTAPDESFFFWRNGGKEKGAHTGMIFHRIRNVIKQLPAEKHKYNRGTMPVEESVSTELVERAQLLRVMLASASVAEHICDEMDRCFPVLKLLLKEKKPVNDILDMFPHLCSYEGLVIRQMFERLYPNRTEGLKIEDVFSQCLSYSPSRFSRVEDGEI